TCCAGAATAAGTGTTGTTCCATCAGAGCTGAGCGGCAGCTGAGGACAAGAAAAAACAGTTATCCCCAGGGAAGACCAGACTGCCTCTCCCTCTAATCTCCCTCCTGTTTCATCCTCACCAAGATATATctgaggagaaaagaggaaaccaGCGTCAGCCTTCTAAAGTGTTGACagtacagggaattccctgatggtccagtggttaagactccgcgcttccactacagggggcacaggttcgatccctggtcggggaactaagatccagcatgccgcatggtgcggccaaaaataaaaataaagggttTACAGTACATTAATCccattcaaatatttaatttattttctggtgAGATAAGCAGAGCTGGTATTAACCAGttttaatgatgagaaaatatGGCCAATAATACAGTGCTGAGGAGTAGAGCTGGGACTTCGGTTCAAGTAATTGGCCTCCAAATCCCCTCCCCTTTCCAATATGCCATGCTACCTCCATAcaaagaggaagaggcaggactATCTACCTAAAGTCACAGAAGCAAAGGAGGTGATCTAGGAGGATTCAAGAAGAGAAAGAGCACTTGCCTTTTGAACTCGCTCCTCTTAGTCGAGCTGCATGTGATTTTCTCCACATACCCTGTGGAACCACACTCGGGGGTGGTTTTCTGCCAGGAGGAAAGGACCAAAGCACTTGTTAGGAAGGGGCAGTGGGAGAAACAGGAAGGCTGCCATTCAGAATGGACAAGGTGTCCAAGTGCTACGGCTCAGAGCTGGTAGGCAACAGAGAACTAATGAAGAGTTCTCACGGGGGTGATGAGGTGGTGGTTACAGGATGAGAAGTACGTGTTACTAAGAACACTTCAGGGTCAATAGTCTATGAGAGGCAAGGGCAGGTTCCAGAACCTACTAgattaaaaatgaacagaacacGGTTATTAGCTGGACGTTGCCATTAACTTGGAAAGAAAAGGGCACATTTTCAGGGGCAAGACCAGTTTAGATTTGGACTCACACTGAGACTGCAAGgaaaaaagacgaaaagacaatgcAAAGGCATACTTAGACAGACAGTCCCTGTCTGATTCGATGTAAGACGAAGGGGAGAGAAAACAGATACTCACAGCCTGGAAATTAGAACATGGAGCACACTCTTCCGCCACCACAAACTCTTCCACCAGCCAGCACGGCAAATTTGAGGTGCTCactagagagggagagaaatgcaaGCCCCAGACCTcgttcagaaaatatttctccCCTAAGTTCTGCCCATCAACTTCCCAGCACAGCTGAATGCCCTCGCTCCACGTGGTGCCGCCCTTTTCCACCTGATCTCTAGGTATATGGGAGgaggtcaaaacaaaacaaaacaactataGGGGCGTCGGGTTCCCAGACCATCACCCACCTGACAGCTTCTCCTCCCGCACGGGAGCTTCTGCTTGGCTGAAGCGGGTGAGGGGGGGAAATGGGCAAAAGTCAGAAGCCAGAAAACAGggaacctccccccaccccacccccacctccacggTCCAGGGACACAGGGGGCGGGGACGATCCGATCCTCCCGTCCCCTCCTTttccctgccctcagcccctcctTACCAGAGCCTTAAAGTGAAAGCGCAGAGCAACCAGCAGAGGTGGCGGCCCTGGGGGAGGCCACGCCTCCCCGCGCCCGCTGGCATGGAGTGCTCAGTGTCCCACCTGTCGGGACAGAGGGACCTGCCTGACTGGCCTCCTGCCTCGGTCGGAACGCAGAGACCGCGCTTACACTGCAGTCCTCGGGGAGGTTCCAAGTCAGGGCTGCGAAATGCTGGGGTTGCCTATCAGATCAAAGGCTCTGTCAGTACGCCCCCATGGTCACGGCGAGAAAAGGCAATACGCATTTGTCGGGTCCATGAGCTTCCTTCTTCGGACTGGTATGGTCCTCACAGAAAGCCGAGGGGGCGTAGAGCCTAGCACCTCCTCCGCTCCGCTTCCGCTCCCGGCGCGGCCATCTTGCGCGCGGAGGATCCTGGGCGTGGGCAGGTTTTCCAGAGCTAGGCCAGTCATCGGAAGAAGAGGCCCTTGGCTTGCCTGATGGGCTTCGTAGTCTTCCGCTCGCTGCTCCCTGGGAATTGGATCTCCCTGCATGTGTGCAGCGAGATGCGACCCATTGGCTCGGCGCACCGTTGCATTATGGTCCTGGTAGTCTTTTGCCGGAACCGAGAAGATGGTGGCTGTCAGGCTTGTGGTCCTTCTCAATGCTCCATGGGCTTTCGCCTTTTTGCCCCTCTGGGCTACGTGAACAGCGAGACATGAAAAGGAACTATACGTCGCCCTCTCAGGACTTTCCTCCCTCTTTAAAATCCGAGGACTCACCATTAAGCATCAGGCTTTCCGATACCCCGCCCCCTTCCCGCCTCGAATGATGGTCTAGGGGAGAAGCTGGGTT
The genomic region above belongs to Phocoena sinus isolate mPhoSin1 chromosome 1, mPhoSin1.pri, whole genome shotgun sequence and contains:
- the JTB gene encoding protein JTB, with translation MPAGAGRRGLPQGRHLCWLLCAFTLRLCQAEAPVREEKLSVSTSNLPCWLVEEFVVAEECAPCSNFQAKTTPECGSTGYVEKITCSSTKRSEFKSCRSALMEQHLFWKFEGTVIGVALVFACLVIVRQRQLDRKALEKVRKQIESI